TTTCATCCAGCTCACCTGACCCACATAACCTTCTTGAGTTTCTGAACTGCATGACTATTGATGCAAACACAGTGATCCGCAATCTGTACTTTGCCACTGATTATTGTCCTAAACCAAGATTGGTAAAAACTTACTGGGAAAGTTTGAGCATTGGCTGAGAATGCAACTTGAAGACTTGCTTGCTTATGCTAACTATGATAAGGATAACAGAATCAAGAATGCTGAAGCAAGAGAAGCCACTCTTAAGGCGCATGCTGAATATCAAGGTCTTCTCAGATTGTAAGAGTTAGCTCTGGCTGGAATATGGGTGTTCGCGGTTCGGTTTGGACCGGTTTAAGGTGAAACCAAAAACCgatccaatcaaaattcattggTTCGGTTTCATACGATTGTTAACAAATAAAATTCCaaaaccgaaccgaaccaaacCGATGAGTTTGGATCGGTTCGGTTCATCGGTTTcacaacttctttttcttttttgtcaaTATCAATTTCAAAACTTTAAATATATAGCAACCACATATGATTCACAACTTAACAATGCATAAAAATGCCAAATCAATAACTCACTCATAGCTTAATCCATAATCAACAACGTAAGTACTTAACAATGTAGAAACGATTAAATTAGTGTTTAATATTATTaccattacaaattaataatagtaaacaaaaacataataagTCTAACATGAACAATATTTCTTCGAAAATATTCTTTATaaaatacatacatacatacatacatacatatatatatatatatatatttatatatatattaaaatatttcataaatatatataattggttcggttcatcggttcattggtttttaatttttcaaaccatgaaccgaaccaatcttcattggtttttatcggtttggatcggttttgaaccgaataacaaaaaaaaaacaatccaaTTAatttggttcggttcggttcgtcgGTTTCATCGGATCGATCCAAACCGACGAACACCCCTAGACTGGAATTCGTcgtagagaagaagaagaaaatgcagCTCTCCAAGTTGCCCTTGAAGATGAAATGGCTGAATGGATTCAAGCTGAGACTGTTTATGAAAATGCTGCATGTGAAGAAGGCACTCGTCTAGCAGCTCTACTTAAGAAAGGCAAAGCCCCTCGGATGGATTCTGAACCCAGTGGCTCTGCATCTGCTCATATCTCCTCTTTCATTCAGACTGCTCCCTCTGCATCAGTTTCACCTAATCTTTCTGCTATCGCACAACAGCTTGCTAGCTTTCAGGAGCGTTTTGACAAGCAAGAAGTTTTCAACAAGAGTGTGGAAGCAATGTTTGCAGATATTCTAAGGAGGCTTCCAGATCCCAAACCTTagtctcttagaatttctctcTTTTCCCCTTGTTTCCTATTTCCTATTTcctttttaatttcttattatATACTCTTTATTATATATCTTGTTGGTtttcttgtttatttttgttcttattttttactttttgccTTCTATTATCGTTTTCATTCTCTGCTATTTATCACACTTTCTAAAATCACACATACACACAATATAAACAAAAACTTTTTATTCATTGAAATTCTGAGtacatctagaatggaggatttaTCCTCATATCATGGTAACGCTCTAGCATTACTGCTAGCTGCCTATCTATAGGCTGCCTCTGACATATCAGTTGCGCCATTTCATTCTTGCACTCTTCCTGTCGCTCCTCCGTGTCATCTGCTCGGAGCTCCAGCTCTAACTCCTAACCACCAATCATCATGGTGGTTTCCGCCTCCTCTCGGAAGAGCTCGCCCAGCTCCTCCACGTATTCCAGAAAGATGCGAAGTGTCGCATCCAGGTCGGGATCCAGGTCCATTCCAAGCAACCGATAAACCAGCTGGCGGATGCTACTCATTGTTGTCCTCCTATACAGAGCAGCGTACATATTCTGCTCaaaagctctctctctctcaactcGTTAAGAGCTCTCTCAATATTTGCCATGTTAATTCCTTTCAAGTATGCACTCTTCACTCAGGAAGCTCTTCTATATGTTGGCAGAATAACATCCACTGGTACTCGCCGCGAACTTGCTTCACGACCAACTGAGAGTCGCCCTTTATGTATAGTTTCTGCTCCCCTAGTTCAATAGCAAGTCTCAAACCAGCTATCAATGCCTCATACTCAgcttgattgttgctcgccctgAATCCAAACATTAACGATTGTTCAATCAACATTCTATCTGGGCTTTCAATTGACACACCAGCCCCACTTCCTAACTCATTTGACGAACCATCAACTGAGAAGACCCACTCTGAATTTTCTTTGTCGCCTTCAGTAGGCGTTAGTTCTGCTACAAAATCAATCAAACTCTGAATTGTAACTTGTCCTCTTGGCTCATAAATGATGTCATACTCTGACAGTTCCACCGACCAActgaccaatcgccctgataaatcaggttTCTGCAAAACTTGCCGCAGAGGAATGTTGGTCATGACCCTTACTTGAAAGCTCTGAAAGTACGGCCGAAGTTGCCTGGCCGTTTTCAGTATTGCTAAGGCTGCCTTTTCTATTTTCTGGTAGCGCACCTCTGCCCCTTGCAGTGTATGACTAACAAAGTATATGATTTTATACTGCTTGTTTTCTTCCTGAAGCAAAACTGCACTAACCGCTGCCTCGGTGATCGCCAGGTAAAGAGTCAAAGGAATCGCTGGTGTAGGTTTGGCCAACATAGGTGGCGAGGCTAATAACTCTTTCAACTGTTGAAAAGCATCTTCACATGCCCTAGTCCATTGAAAGGttgtattcttttttaaacatgcaAAAAATGGCGCCACCTTGTCTCCTGCCTTTGGCAAAAAGCCAGATAAGGCCGCTAATCTTCCTGTTAACCTCTGGACCTCGTGAACATTAGACGGGCTTTTCATGTCCAAAATAGCTTTACACTTATCTGGATTAACCTCGATACCCCTTGAAGTGATCATGAATCCTAGAAATTTTCCGCCCAAAATCCCAAAGGAACACTTTTCCGGATTCAACCTCATGTTATACTTCCTGATCTGTGCAAATGCCTCGGTCAAGTCTCAGTGGTGCTGGCCCCCTTTGATAGTTTTAACAACCATGTCATCCACGTAGACTTCCATATTTCTTCCCACTTGACTTGCAAAAACTTTGTCCATCAACCGCTGGTAGGTTGCTCCTGCATTTTTTAATCCAAAAGTCATTGTCCTGTAGCAATAATTCGCTTGACTAGTCATGAATGCCGTTTTCACTTCATCTGGGCGGTGCATCACAATTTGATTATATGCCGAATATGCATCCATCAAACTTAGCATTTCATTTCCAGAAGCTCCGTCTACCAACTTATCCACATTTGGAAGTGGATATGAGTCTTTTGGGCACACCTTGTTTAAACTTGTGTAATCCGTACACATCCTCCATTTTCCATTTGCCTTTAGTACCATGACAACATTTGCCAACCAAGTTGGGTACTGAACTTCTCTGATGAACCTTCCTTCTAGTAATTTTTGAGTTTCCATTTGCACCGCCTTATCCTTTTCCTCGCCCATTCGCCTTCGAGCTTGCACTACGGGTTTTGCCCCGGGTTGAATTGATAAGTGATGGGATATAACATCAGGGTCAATTCACGGAACATCCTTGATCGTCCAAGCGAATAGATCCAAATTATTTTTGAGTAGGTCAACCAACCGATCTTCTTGCTCCTTTGACTAGGTGCTTCCAATTTTCAAAGCTCGCCCAGACACTTGAATGGATTTTGTCTCCTCCGCAGGCTGAGGTCGCAATTCCCCTGAGTCATCACGAGGATCCAAGTTAAAATCTTCGTGTGGAAAGATTTGCGTAACACGATGACTTTCCTTGGCCGCTCTCTTGCCATAAAGGGCCAGACTTTGAGCATAACATGCTCTTACAGCCTCCTGATCCACCCTTAAAATTCCAATTTTGCCATTACTAGCTCGATACTTTACTGTTAAATGGGCGGTGGAGATTATTGCACATATTTTGTTTAAAGTATCACGCCCAAGAAGTACATTGTATTTCGCCCTGCATGGAAGCACTAAATACTTCACTTGAAACTTTTTCACAAATCCCCCCTCACCAAAAGTTGTTGCCAGTTCCACATATCCTCTGACCTTGGCCTGATCGCTGGTGAATCCAACCAAACACCCTGTATATGGTTTCAAGTCGGACTCCTTTAAGCCCAACCTttcaaatgcatcgccataAATGATGTTCGCAGAACTACCTTGGTCCAAAAAGACTTTCTTAGTAACATAGTTGTTCACTCGCAAAGTCACCActattggatcgttgtcatgtgGCGTCACATGATCAAAATCCTTAGGCGAGAAAGTGATAGGAGTGTGATTCAACCAACACTCCCCTTCATAAGCTTTGTGTACCGAATTTATCGCCTCTACATATCTTTTTCGCCCTCTACAAGATAAACGCCCACTGCCAAAGCCTCCAGCGATTGACGAGCATGACCCAGCGGGTGCTCCCAAATCCTCTACTCCCTCCTTTCCTTTTGATGATCTGCCCCCGGCAGCCTTGACTGCCTCTGACTGTGTGTTTTCTCCTGAGACAAAGTTTGCCAGGTGCCCTGCTTTGATCAATCTCTCAATCTCCTTGCGTAAAGTCCAGCAATTATCCGTAGTGTGTCCCGTAACTTTATGAAAATCACACCACTTCGTTGTATCCACATTTGCAGGAGGTCGCCTAGGTGGCCTTGGGTACTGGACTACCTTTGTTTGCCTTACTGCTCGCAAGATCGTACTGAGAGGGGCGTTCAGTTTGGTTTATTGCCCTTGGACGGGTGTGTTTCCTCCCTGGGCCGCCTGATTTGCTAGAGTAGGTTGGGCATTTCGATG
This portion of the Lotus japonicus ecotype B-129 chromosome 3, LjGifu_v1.2 genome encodes:
- the LOC130744277 gene encoding uncharacterized protein LOC130744277 produces the protein MTRFSRVLVQLEDASPEICVAAFKNKLRCGSLNKDLTRRPSKDMMDLCARAQEFILVEQDEQTKKDSDNWRTQPEVTTERGRDSKDQRPAQIPRQPRLAPYSSGRQGPQITGHTTDNCWTLRKEIERLIKAGHLANFVSGENTQSEAVKAAGGRSSKGKEGVEDLGAPAGSCSSIAGGFGSGRLSCRGRKRYVEAINSVHKAYEGECWLNHTPITFSPKDFDHVTPHDNDPIVVTLRVNNYVTKKVFLDQGSSANIIYGDAFERLGLKESDLKPYTGCLVGFTSDQAKVRGYVELATTFGEGGFVKKFQVKYLVLPCRAKYNVLLGRDTLNKICAIISTAHLTVKYRASNGKIGILRVDQEAVRACYAQSLALYGKRAAKESHRVTQIFPHEDFNLDPRDDSGELRPQPAEETKSIQVSGRALKIGST